Proteins from a genomic interval of Fibrobacter sp.:
- the rpsT gene encoding 30S ribosomal protein S20, with protein sequence MPQHQSCKKRLRQAEKANAMNRAARAEIRASLKVIRTATTKDAALAEMPKLFRLLDVAANKSRAGFNANRAANYKAKVAKLVNGFA encoded by the coding sequence GTGCCTCAACATCAATCTTGCAAAAAGCGTTTGCGTCAGGCCGAAAAGGCCAATGCCATGAACCGTGCAGCCCGCGCCGAAATTCGCGCAAGCCTCAAGGTCATCCGTACGGCCACCACCAAGGATGCCGCCCTTGCCGAAATGCCGAAGCTTTTCCGTCTTCTCGACGTCGCTGCCAACAAGAGCCGCGCCGGCTTCAATGCCAACCGCGCTGCCAACTACAAGGCTAAGGTCGCAAAGCTCGTCAACGGTTTCGCCTAA